A genomic region of Leptospira mtsangambouensis contains the following coding sequences:
- a CDS encoding NADPH-dependent assimilatory sulfite reductase hemoprotein subunit → MTEQKKETIAEKVKRLSRGLRGTLSLSLKDEHTGSLRSDDQLLLKFHGMYQQDDRDRREERAAKKLERLYSFMIRLRIPGGMIGPVHWEALHNVAGENSTGTIKITTRQTVQLHGILKSKIKPTIKAFDSVFLDSIAACGDVNRNVTCTSNPATSPLHKEVFGYAGEISRSLLPKTRAYYEIWLDENLLAEKEEPEDPLYKDVYLPRKFKIAIAIPPYNDVDLFTNDIGLIAIIENGQLIGFNVAVGGGLGTTHGNPDTYPRVGTVFGFIPKKDILKVVYEIVTVQRDFGNREDRKLSRLKYTLDRLGVEFYKREVEKRVGISFEPAKDYQFTQRSDDFGWKQDVAGNWHYTVFVENGRVCDEHGYNLKTALLEVSKTRRATFRFTCNQNLILSDIFPKDKDLIESILVKFGVHRKTSEISPIRKNSIACVALNTCSLALAEGQRYLPSLIDKIEPILGKHGLAEEPVSIRMTGCPNGCARPYISEIGLVGTSYGKYNLHLGADAEGYRLNRKYKEDLDEAAILSELDGLFGKFAKERNTKESFGDYINRIGILN, encoded by the coding sequence ATGACAGAACAAAAAAAAGAAACAATAGCAGAAAAAGTAAAACGTCTGAGTCGGGGTTTAAGAGGAACTCTTTCTTTGAGTTTGAAAGATGAACATACGGGCTCTTTACGTTCTGATGACCAACTCTTACTTAAGTTTCATGGAATGTACCAACAAGATGACAGGGATCGTAGAGAAGAACGTGCGGCGAAAAAATTAGAACGTCTCTATTCCTTTATGATTCGGCTGCGAATTCCAGGTGGGATGATTGGGCCAGTGCATTGGGAAGCTTTACACAATGTGGCAGGAGAAAACTCTACTGGCACAATCAAAATCACAACTCGCCAAACAGTCCAACTCCATGGAATTTTAAAATCAAAAATCAAACCAACCATCAAAGCATTTGATTCTGTATTTTTGGATTCCATTGCGGCATGTGGGGATGTGAATCGTAACGTAACTTGTACATCAAATCCAGCTACTAGCCCCTTACACAAAGAAGTCTTCGGATATGCAGGCGAAATCAGCAGATCTTTATTACCAAAAACAAGAGCCTATTACGAGATTTGGCTCGATGAAAACCTTTTAGCAGAAAAAGAAGAACCAGAAGATCCTTTATATAAAGATGTATACCTTCCTCGTAAGTTTAAAATTGCGATTGCAATCCCTCCTTACAACGATGTGGATCTTTTCACAAATGATATTGGTCTCATCGCTATCATTGAAAATGGACAACTCATCGGTTTTAACGTAGCAGTGGGTGGCGGGCTTGGAACCACTCATGGAAATCCAGACACATACCCAAGAGTGGGAACTGTATTTGGATTTATACCTAAAAAAGATATCCTAAAAGTTGTTTATGAAATCGTTACCGTTCAAAGGGATTTTGGAAATAGAGAAGATCGAAAACTTTCTCGTTTAAAATATACTTTGGACCGCTTAGGTGTTGAGTTCTATAAACGAGAAGTGGAAAAACGTGTGGGGATTAGTTTTGAACCAGCAAAAGATTATCAATTCACTCAAAGATCTGATGATTTTGGTTGGAAACAAGACGTGGCAGGTAACTGGCATTATACGGTTTTTGTAGAGAATGGTCGTGTTTGTGATGAACATGGTTATAATTTAAAAACAGCACTTTTGGAAGTTTCTAAAACAAGACGTGCCACATTCCGATTTACTTGTAACCAAAACCTAATTCTTTCTGATATTTTTCCAAAAGATAAGGACCTCATTGAATCCATTCTTGTAAAGTTCGGTGTACACAGAAAAACAAGTGAAATTTCACCAATACGTAAAAACTCCATTGCTTGTGTGGCATTAAACACTTGTTCTTTGGCTCTAGCGGAAGGACAACGATACCTACCAAGCCTGATTGATAAAATTGAGCCCATCCTTGGAAAACATGGATTGGCAGAGGAACCAGTGTCCATCCGAATGACAGGTTGTCCGAATGGATGTGCAAGGCCTTATATTTCCGAGATTGGTCTTGTGGGAACTTCGTATGGAAAATACAATTTACACTTAGGTGCAGATGCCGAAGGATACCGACTCAATCGTAAATACAAAGAAGATTTAGATGAGGCGGCAATTCTATCCGAATTGGATGGACTCTTTGGAAAGTTTGCAAAAGAAAGAAATACAAAAGAATCTTTTGGAGATTATATCAATCGGATTGGAATCTTAAACTAA
- a CDS encoding bile acid:sodium symporter family protein, with translation MDINSVRLNFNKDSVYLINALVGFIMFGIALELKLQDFKHLLRYPKPAFVGLFSQYILLPVATLLIIWVVNPHPGLALGMVLVAACPGGNMSNFFTHLAKGNLALSVSLTTFSSAFAFLLTPIGFFFWGNLLPLTREYLKSISVSPYEILVSITVLLVVPLILGILFQKLFPKLTHTVKRAVQRISILLLAFFIVGALVTNWKFFKEYIHLLFGLVFIMNLAGLSLGYYFGKLFRLPLSDRKTIAIETGIQNSSLGLAIVFSFFDGLGGMAMICAWWGIWHLLAGAAIATYWNKTAPKGLES, from the coding sequence ATGGATATCAATTCAGTTCGTCTCAATTTTAACAAAGACTCGGTGTATTTAATCAATGCACTGGTTGGATTTATTATGTTTGGTATTGCTCTAGAATTAAAACTCCAAGATTTCAAACATCTTTTGCGTTATCCCAAACCAGCGTTTGTTGGTCTTTTTAGCCAATATATATTGTTACCAGTGGCAACCCTTCTCATCATTTGGGTGGTGAACCCACACCCAGGTCTTGCTTTAGGAATGGTGCTTGTGGCAGCATGTCCTGGTGGAAATATGTCCAACTTTTTTACCCATTTGGCAAAAGGGAATTTAGCACTCTCAGTGAGTCTCACAACCTTTTCTTCTGCCTTTGCCTTTCTCTTAACTCCTATTGGATTTTTCTTTTGGGGGAATTTACTTCCTCTCACTCGTGAATATCTCAAATCCATTTCGGTAAGTCCTTATGAGATATTGGTTTCCATCACTGTCCTACTCGTTGTTCCACTGATACTCGGAATTCTCTTCCAAAAACTATTCCCTAAACTGACTCATACTGTGAAACGAGCAGTGCAAAGGATCTCCATTTTATTACTCGCTTTCTTTATTGTGGGAGCACTTGTTACCAATTGGAAATTCTTTAAAGAATACATCCACCTTCTCTTTGGTCTTGTTTTTATCATGAACTTGGCTGGGCTTTCTCTTGGGTATTATTTTGGGAAACTTTTCAGATTGCCACTTAGTGATAGAAAGACAATCGCCATTGAAACGGGAATTCAAAATTCAAGCCTCGGCCTTGCGATCGTTTTTAGTTTCTTTGATGGACTCGGTGGGATGGCAATGATTTGTGCTTGGTGGGGAATCTGGCACCTGTTAGCCGGTGCCGCAATTGCTACTTATTGGAATAAAACTGCCCCGAAGGGATTGGAATCTTAG
- a CDS encoding TauD/TfdA family dioxygenase, with the protein MTQSTATQTKWIRKSFIGETKLPLVYEPSEEKELVDLTKWIQKNQKEWREDLETHGAILFRGFPVHEATDFQSILFATEEKKLGEFYLGTSPRDQVVKHVFTASELPPHYPIMQHAEMSFLDNPPKLLFFYAEKASETGGETPLTDLRDIYKDINPKIKEKIENHGIRYRRRYDGPSQKARFSLWKTKRWDEMFGTTNLEEVKKISKQNRFQLDWFGKDSLTITNEQSGFRVHPEAKTIAWHNHSQTFHYQAAVSEVWKIFKKQKTIRSLGVALLLTLLTTIKRIAGSESHDVHVTYGNGEEISANEMKSISDVFWKHLVAIPWQTGDVLIIDNLSVSHGRLPFTGPRRILVGWSD; encoded by the coding sequence ATGACTCAGTCCACCGCTACCCAAACAAAATGGATCCGTAAATCTTTTATCGGGGAGACCAAACTTCCCCTTGTCTACGAGCCCTCTGAAGAAAAGGAATTAGTAGACCTTACAAAGTGGATCCAGAAAAACCAAAAAGAATGGAGAGAGGATTTAGAGACCCACGGGGCCATTCTCTTTCGTGGTTTTCCTGTTCATGAAGCAACTGACTTCCAATCCATCCTCTTTGCGACAGAGGAAAAAAAGTTGGGTGAGTTTTATTTAGGAACATCGCCCAGGGACCAGGTCGTCAAACATGTGTTTACTGCAAGTGAACTCCCACCCCACTACCCAATCATGCAACATGCCGAGATGAGTTTTCTCGACAACCCACCGAAACTATTATTTTTTTATGCAGAAAAAGCCTCAGAAACAGGTGGTGAAACTCCTCTCACCGATCTTAGAGATATTTATAAGGATATAAACCCAAAGATCAAAGAAAAAATAGAAAACCACGGAATTCGTTACAGAAGGCGCTATGATGGTCCATCCCAAAAAGCAAGGTTCTCTTTATGGAAAACAAAACGTTGGGACGAAATGTTTGGAACGACAAACCTAGAAGAAGTAAAAAAGATCTCAAAACAAAATCGATTTCAATTAGATTGGTTTGGAAAGGATTCCTTAACCATTACCAACGAACAATCGGGATTTCGAGTTCATCCAGAAGCAAAGACAATCGCTTGGCACAATCATTCCCAAACGTTTCATTACCAAGCAGCTGTGAGTGAAGTGTGGAAAATTTTTAAAAAACAAAAAACAATTCGTTCTCTTGGTGTAGCACTTTTACTCACTCTTCTAACAACCATCAAACGAATTGCCGGATCAGAGTCGCATGATGTACATGTTACCTATGGAAATGGAGAAGAAATTTCGGCAAATGAAATGAAATCCATCTCTGATGTTTTTTGGAAACATTTAGTCGCCATTCCTTGGCAAACAGGAGATGTCCTCATCATTGACAATTTATCTGTTTCTCATGGAAGGCTTCCCTTTACTGGTCCCCGCCGAATTCTCGTAGGATGGTCTGATTAA
- a CDS encoding sulfate adenylyltransferase subunit 1 — protein sequence MDILRFITAGSVDDGKSTLIGRLLYDSKSIFQDQLEAIEKAGQVNGQINLALLTDGLKAEREQGITIDVAYKYFSTPKRKFIIADAPGHVQYTRNMVTGASNSDLAIILIDARKGVIEQTYRHSYIVSLLRIPYVVVCVNKMDLVDFSEEVFLNIQKQYLEFAKDLDLKSIHFLPISALNGDNVVDLSTSMPWWKGNSLLGFLEGIEIHTEEESPAPRFPVQNVIRPQTTEYHDYRGYAGQIRSGHFTVGDSIIVLPSGLKSKIKAIDTYAGSIQTAYAPMSVTIRLEDEIDVSRGDMLVVSGQEPTTSQDLEAHICWMDQKAMTPGSKYLLRQTTNAVKASIRSLEYRVETSTHEKKEQTSLALNEIGKVTIRTAKPVAYDPYSKIRGTGSFVLVDEGTNQTVAAGMLL from the coding sequence ATGGATATTTTACGTTTTATTACAGCAGGAAGTGTGGATGATGGGAAGTCAACTCTCATTGGACGATTGTTATACGATAGTAAATCCATTTTCCAGGACCAACTAGAAGCCATCGAAAAAGCAGGACAAGTCAATGGCCAAATCAATCTAGCACTTCTTACCGATGGATTAAAAGCAGAACGAGAACAAGGGATCACCATCGACGTTGCTTATAAATATTTTTCGACACCAAAAAGAAAGTTTATCATTGCCGATGCTCCGGGCCATGTGCAATACACAAGAAACATGGTGACAGGTGCTTCGAACTCTGATCTTGCCATCATTTTAATTGATGCTAGAAAAGGAGTCATCGAACAAACATACCGCCATTCCTATATTGTATCCCTACTTCGGATTCCTTACGTTGTTGTTTGTGTTAACAAAATGGACTTAGTGGATTTTTCTGAAGAAGTGTTTTTAAACATCCAAAAACAATATTTAGAATTTGCAAAAGACTTAGATTTAAAATCCATCCACTTCCTTCCTATCTCAGCACTGAACGGGGACAATGTGGTAGATCTATCCACTTCCATGCCTTGGTGGAAAGGAAATTCCCTTCTTGGATTTTTAGAAGGAATTGAAATTCATACAGAAGAAGAATCACCTGCTCCAAGATTTCCTGTGCAAAATGTAATCCGTCCTCAAACAACTGAATACCATGATTACAGAGGTTATGCGGGTCAAATCCGTAGTGGCCATTTCACCGTAGGTGATTCTATCATTGTTTTGCCTAGCGGACTCAAATCAAAAATCAAAGCCATCGATACCTATGCCGGTTCGATCCAAACTGCTTACGCTCCCATGTCAGTCACCATTCGATTGGAAGATGAAATTGATGTGAGTCGTGGAGATATGCTCGTAGTGAGCGGTCAAGAACCGACGACTTCACAAGATTTAGAAGCTCATATTTGTTGGATGGACCAAAAGGCAATGACACCGGGCTCCAAGTATCTCCTCCGACAAACTACCAATGCGGTGAAGGCTTCCATTCGTTCTTTGGAATACCGAGTGGAAACAAGCACCCATGAAAAGAAAGAACAGACAAGCCTGGCCTTAAATGAAATTGGGAAAGTGACCATCCGAACGGCAAAACCTGTGGCCTATGACCCTTATTCCAAAATCCGCGGGACGGGAAGCTTCGTTTTAGTGGATGAAGGTACCAATCAAACCGTAGCAGCCGGAATGCTATTGTAG
- the cysD gene encoding sulfate adenylyltransferase subunit CysD, with product MTDLHRLSHLDQLESEAIYILREVAAQFERPALLFSGGKDSICLVHLALKAFRPGKFPFPLVHIDTGHNFDEALKFRDDLAERTGEKLIVRYVQDSIDQGKAVEEKGKFPSRNAIQAVTLLDTIAEFKFDACIGGARRDEEKARAKERIFSVRDEFGSWDPKLQRPELWNIYNGKIHVGENVRVFPISNWTELDVWEYIRKENIELPSLYFSHQREIVWREDLVFPVSKFISLDNSDKVETRTVRFRTVGDMTCTAAVESEANTIDDIIREIQISRTTERGSRLDDKRSEAAMEDRKKGGYF from the coding sequence ATGACCGATTTACATCGACTTTCCCATTTAGACCAACTTGAATCGGAAGCCATTTATATTTTACGAGAAGTTGCAGCACAATTCGAAAGACCTGCCCTGCTTTTTTCAGGAGGAAAGGATTCGATTTGTTTAGTGCATTTAGCATTAAAAGCCTTTCGACCTGGAAAATTTCCATTTCCTTTAGTTCATATCGATACAGGACATAACTTTGATGAGGCGCTAAAATTCAGAGATGATTTAGCAGAACGAACTGGAGAAAAACTCATTGTACGTTATGTACAAGATTCCATCGACCAAGGGAAAGCGGTCGAAGAAAAAGGAAAGTTCCCTAGCCGGAATGCCATCCAAGCAGTGACCCTCCTTGATACCATCGCTGAATTTAAGTTTGATGCTTGTATTGGTGGAGCTCGTCGGGATGAAGAAAAAGCTCGTGCCAAAGAAAGAATTTTTTCTGTGAGAGATGAATTTGGATCTTGGGATCCCAAACTCCAACGCCCTGAACTTTGGAATATCTATAATGGTAAAATCCATGTGGGTGAAAACGTTAGGGTATTTCCAATCAGTAACTGGACAGAACTTGATGTTTGGGAATACATTCGAAAAGAAAACATTGAACTTCCTTCCCTTTATTTTTCTCACCAAAGAGAAATCGTATGGCGAGAAGACCTAGTGTTTCCAGTATCAAAGTTCATCTCCTTAGACAATTCTGACAAAGTGGAAACTAGAACCGTTCGTTTCCGTACTGTTGGTGATATGACTTGTACAGCGGCCGTAGAATCAGAAGCCAATACAATTGATGATATCATTCGTGAAATTCAAATTTCGAGAACGACAGAAAGAGGATCTCGATTGGATGACAAACGTTCCGAAGCAGCGATGGAAGATAGAAAAAAAGGCGGATACTTTTAA
- a CDS encoding phosphoadenylyl-sulfate reductase, with protein sequence MGNLEVLTETYTSLSLEQGLRQLSLDFPGKVVFTTSFGLEDQAITHAILANQIEIRIATLDTGRLFQETYDVWQKTNVRYGAKIEAFYPNEKEIQHFVQENGPNAFYDSQDLRKECCRIRKLVPLDAILKDTEVWVTGLRKDQSGFRTEMSIFETDTQRNLIKYQPLLLWSFEDTWKYIREHNVPYNVLHDKGFPSIGCAPCTRAIEPGEDFRAGRWWWEQESKKECGLHWVDGKLTPKKG encoded by the coding sequence ATGGGAAATTTGGAAGTTTTGACAGAAACCTATACCTCCCTCTCCCTGGAACAGGGCTTACGACAACTCAGTTTGGATTTTCCCGGAAAAGTTGTCTTTACCACGAGTTTCGGACTGGAAGACCAGGCCATCACTCATGCGATACTTGCAAACCAAATCGAGATTCGGATTGCAACTTTGGACACTGGGCGCCTCTTCCAAGAAACCTATGATGTTTGGCAAAAAACAAACGTCCGTTATGGGGCAAAAATTGAAGCCTTTTATCCAAACGAAAAAGAAATCCAACACTTTGTGCAAGAGAATGGCCCTAATGCCTTTTATGATTCCCAAGATTTAAGAAAGGAATGTTGTCGAATTCGTAAACTCGTTCCCCTAGATGCCATTTTGAAAGACACAGAAGTTTGGGTCACTGGACTCCGAAAAGACCAATCAGGATTTCGAACAGAGATGTCTATTTTTGAAACAGATACCCAAAGAAATTTAATCAAATACCAACCGCTACTATTATGGTCCTTCGAAGATACTTGGAAGTATATTAGAGAACATAATGTACCATACAATGTCTTACACGATAAAGGTTTTCCAAGTATAGGTTGTGCTCCTTGTACACGAGCCATTGAACCTGGAGAAGACTTTCGTGCTGGAAGGTGGTGGTGGGAACAAGAATCGAAAAAAGAGTGCGGCTTACACTGGGTAGACGGCAAACTCACACCGAAAAAAGGATAA
- a CDS encoding sulfate/molybdate ABC transporter ATP-binding protein → MPIEISNVNKTFGSFTALKDVNLSIPDGELVALLGPSGSGKTTLLRIIAGLEEPSSGKVEFVGENLSTSKIQNGEVGFVFQHYALFRHMTIAENIAFGLEVRPKHLRPSKKEIQEKVSKLLTLIQLEKFHNRYPHELSGGQRQRVALARALAIEPKFLLLDEPFGALDAKVRKELRNWLRRLHDEIHITSVFVTHDQEEALEVSDRIVILNQGQLEQVGSPDEVYNKPKSPFVFHFLGDVNLFHGRIEEGTTKIGNLALDSTEHQDVKESVAVAYVRPYDVEIVRESDQGIAAEIQYIHSTGRNVRVELKRVDTGTLIESVLEQETYRLLNLLPGETVYLRIKKAKVYVEDFSI, encoded by the coding sequence ATGCCGATTGAAATTAGTAATGTCAATAAAACCTTTGGGTCGTTCACCGCTCTAAAAGATGTTAACCTCTCCATTCCTGATGGAGAACTTGTGGCTCTTCTTGGTCCTTCAGGATCTGGAAAAACCACCTTACTTCGCATCATCGCGGGTCTCGAAGAACCATCTTCGGGAAAGGTGGAATTTGTAGGAGAAAACCTTTCCACATCCAAAATCCAAAATGGCGAAGTGGGATTTGTTTTCCAACATTACGCCCTCTTTCGTCATATGACAATTGCCGAAAACATAGCGTTTGGTTTGGAAGTAAGGCCCAAACATTTAAGACCTTCCAAAAAAGAAATTCAGGAAAAAGTTTCAAAGCTCCTCACCCTCATCCAATTAGAAAAATTTCACAATCGTTACCCTCATGAATTGTCGGGAGGCCAACGACAACGAGTGGCCCTTGCCCGCGCCCTTGCCATCGAACCAAAATTTTTATTACTGGATGAACCCTTTGGTGCTCTTGATGCTAAAGTCAGAAAAGAACTAAGAAACTGGCTACGTCGTCTCCATGATGAAATCCACATAACAAGTGTTTTTGTCACGCATGACCAAGAAGAAGCTTTGGAAGTCAGCGATCGAATTGTGATCTTAAACCAGGGTCAGTTGGAACAAGTAGGAAGCCCTGACGAAGTCTACAACAAACCCAAGTCCCCTTTTGTGTTTCACTTCCTTGGAGATGTGAATCTTTTCCATGGACGAATCGAAGAAGGAACCACAAAAATTGGGAATTTAGCCCTCGATAGCACAGAACACCAAGATGTAAAAGAATCGGTGGCTGTAGCTTATGTTCGTCCTTACGATGTGGAAATCGTTCGGGAATCCGACCAAGGGATCGCTGCCGAAATCCAATACATCCATTCCACAGGAAGGAATGTGCGTGTGGAACTAAAACGAGTCGACACGGGAACTCTCATCGAGTCTGTACTCGAACAGGAAACCTACCGTCTTTTGAACCTTTTGCCTGGCGAGACCGTCTATCTGAGGATTAAAAAAGCAAAAGTTTACGTAGAAGACTTCTCTATCTAA
- the cysW gene encoding sulfate ABC transporter permease subunit CysW — protein MIMKSKIFPIFLVILAYFFAGIILILPIYTVFSEAFSEGYIKYIESITGEYALYAIGLTVKVSVVSVILNTIFGVTAAFTITRFSFPGKNILVTIIDSPFAVSPVVSGLIFLLLFGRQGYFGDFLSTHGIKIVFNTPGLILATVFITFPFVARELVPLMQSQGREEEEAGLLLGASFFQLLRRVILPNIKWGLLYGIILCNARAMGEFGAVSVLSGHIRGKTTTLPLHIEMLYNEFDSVGAFSCATLLVFLSLLTLIFKLILEKRTASKNNAD, from the coding sequence ATTATCATGAAAAGTAAGATATTCCCTATTTTTCTTGTGATTTTGGCCTATTTCTTTGCTGGGATCATTCTGATTTTGCCCATCTACACTGTATTTTCAGAAGCATTTTCGGAAGGATATATAAAGTATATCGAATCCATCACTGGAGAATATGCTCTTTATGCGATTGGACTCACCGTCAAAGTTTCTGTTGTTTCTGTGATTTTAAATACAATCTTTGGTGTGACAGCGGCATTTACGATCACAAGATTTAGTTTTCCTGGAAAAAATATTTTGGTCACCATCATTGATTCTCCTTTTGCTGTTTCTCCTGTGGTATCGGGACTCATCTTTTTATTGTTATTTGGAAGACAAGGTTACTTTGGAGATTTTCTTTCCACACATGGAATCAAAATAGTATTTAATACTCCGGGCCTTATCCTTGCCACCGTTTTCATTACTTTCCCATTTGTGGCCCGGGAACTAGTTCCCCTTATGCAAAGCCAAGGAAGAGAAGAAGAGGAAGCTGGATTGTTACTTGGTGCCAGTTTTTTCCAACTCCTCAGACGAGTCATCCTTCCCAATATCAAATGGGGTTTGTTATACGGGATCATTCTTTGTAATGCAAGGGCTATGGGTGAGTTTGGAGCGGTATCAGTTCTCAGTGGACATATCCGAGGAAAAACAACAACACTTCCCCTTCATATAGAAATGTTATACAATGAGTTTGATTCGGTAGGTGCCTTTTCCTGTGCCACCTTACTTGTGTTTCTCTCTCTTCTCACACTCATCTTTAAATTGATTTTGGAAAAACGAACTGCGAGTAAGAACAATGCCGATTGA
- the cysT gene encoding sulfate ABC transporter permease subunit CysT yields MLIETRPYKKTHLGISLGLTVFYSSAVVVIPLLGLFFHSLGIGVSGILEVFSDERIRSALFLSFSVGFISALINLFVGFLFAWVLVRYNFPFKKLLDTLIDLPFTLPTAVAGIALTTIYSQNGIIGSYFDQWGIKIAYTPIGIVIALVFIGFPFVVRTVQPVIEELPKELEESARCLGATPFQTFYKVLLPELWPSLLAGTGMAFARSIGEYGSVVFISGNIPGKTEILPLLIVTKLEQYEYEKATSIALVMLLTSFVFMFLINLLQERASKKLS; encoded by the coding sequence ATGCTTATCGAAACGCGGCCGTATAAAAAAACACATTTAGGAATCAGTTTAGGACTGACAGTTTTTTATTCGTCTGCGGTTGTAGTGATCCCCCTTCTCGGACTCTTTTTCCATTCCCTTGGGATTGGAGTCTCTGGAATCTTAGAAGTATTCTCTGATGAAAGAATTCGCTCGGCACTTTTTTTAAGTTTCAGTGTGGGTTTTATCTCTGCTCTCATCAATCTCTTTGTGGGATTTTTATTTGCTTGGGTTCTTGTTCGTTATAACTTTCCTTTTAAAAAGTTACTCGATACCTTAATTGATTTACCGTTTACCTTACCGACTGCTGTGGCTGGGATTGCTCTCACGACCATTTATTCACAAAATGGAATCATTGGATCCTATTTTGATCAGTGGGGAATTAAAATTGCCTACACACCTATTGGGATTGTGATCGCACTTGTTTTTATTGGATTTCCTTTTGTAGTACGAACTGTACAACCTGTGATTGAAGAATTACCCAAAGAATTAGAAGAAAGTGCACGCTGTCTTGGTGCGACTCCCTTCCAAACTTTTTATAAAGTATTACTTCCTGAACTTTGGCCTTCCCTTCTTGCAGGAACAGGAATGGCATTTGCTCGGAGTATCGGAGAATACGGATCTGTTGTTTTTATTTCTGGAAACATTCCTGGAAAAACGGAAATCCTTCCCCTTCTCATTGTCACCAAACTAGAACAATACGAATACGAAAAAGCCACTTCCATTGCTCTAGTGATGTTACTCACATCTTTTGTTTTTATGTTTTTGATTAATTTACTCCAAGAAAGGGCTTCTAAAAAATTATCATGA
- a CDS encoding sulfate ABC transporter substrate-binding protein encodes MKINTLISKIKPGISAILCIFLSFGTLSSLAAESTFLHVSFDPTRELYEEINKAFLKEWKAKKASEFAIQQSHGGSGKQARAVIDGLDADVVSLALSYDIDSISTKSGLIDANWQKKLPNNSVPYYSTIVFLVRKSNPKKIKDWDDIVKPGVSIITPNPKTSGGARWNYLAAYGFAKRKYKSDEKATEFVKALFKNTSVLDTGARGSTTTFVQRGIGDVLITWENEAKLSLDEEKRSGKNTLEVVYPSESIKAETPVAVVTKTATEKGNLEKATSYLEFLYTKEGQSIIAKHFFRPTEATVAKASAKEFPNIKLFSLSDLGETWDSAQKKHFADAGVFDAIYKTK; translated from the coding sequence ATGAAAATTAACACTCTTATTTCGAAAATAAAACCAGGAATTTCTGCCATATTGTGCATTTTTTTAAGCTTTGGGACTCTCTCTTCCCTAGCTGCGGAATCCACTTTCCTCCATGTGTCCTTTGACCCCACAAGAGAATTATATGAAGAAATCAACAAAGCCTTCTTAAAAGAATGGAAGGCCAAAAAGGCGAGCGAATTTGCCATCCAACAATCCCATGGCGGATCGGGAAAACAAGCTCGTGCCGTGATTGACGGACTAGATGCTGATGTTGTGAGTCTTGCTCTTTCCTACGATATTGACAGTATCTCCACCAAATCAGGGTTAATTGATGCAAACTGGCAAAAAAAACTCCCAAACAATAGTGTTCCTTACTACTCGACCATTGTATTTTTAGTTCGTAAATCCAATCCAAAAAAAATCAAAGATTGGGACGACATTGTAAAACCAGGAGTTTCGATTATCACTCCCAACCCAAAAACCAGTGGTGGTGCTCGTTGGAATTATTTGGCAGCTTATGGATTTGCAAAACGTAAATACAAATCGGATGAAAAAGCCACTGAGTTTGTGAAAGCCCTTTTTAAAAACACATCCGTTCTTGACACTGGAGCTCGCGGATCCACAACAACTTTTGTGCAAAGAGGAATTGGGGATGTTCTCATCACTTGGGAAAATGAAGCAAAACTTTCTTTAGATGAGGAAAAGAGATCTGGCAAAAACACTTTAGAGGTTGTGTATCCGTCAGAATCCATCAAAGCAGAAACTCCAGTAGCAGTAGTCACAAAAACTGCGACTGAAAAAGGCAATTTGGAAAAAGCGACTTCCTATTTAGAATTCCTATATACAAAAGAAGGGCAGTCGATCATCGCAAAACATTTTTTTAGACCAACAGAAGCCACTGTTGCAAAAGCTTCTGCGAAAGAATTTCCCAATATTAAATTATTTTCCCTATCCGATTTAGGGGAAACTTGGGATTCTGCTCAGAAAAAACATTTTGCAGATGCTGGTGTCTTTGATGCCATCTACAAAACTAAGTAA